A genomic window from Carassius gibelio isolate Cgi1373 ecotype wild population from Czech Republic chromosome A11, carGib1.2-hapl.c, whole genome shotgun sequence includes:
- the LOC128022383 gene encoding dual specificity tyrosine-phosphorylation-regulated kinase 2-like: MMILSRKPDGPITAARLGYDSYMRPDHIVNQDTDVNGQSPSGLPPLPKHSGVNKPAMKDHLVVRGGQKVKYFYEDTYNRKLNGVSQHNGTSQVPAKPQPAISKDRSVDSNSSLKSSESSTKVSKLGSPMTPEQAIRQYRQQLTTLEQQEIHNYPEIYFLGPNAKKRQAVAGGTNNSGYDDDQGGYIHVPQDHLAYRYEFLKVIGKGSFGQVAKVYDHKLQQHLALKMVRNEKRFHRQAAEEIRILEHLKKQDKTGSMNVVHMLENFTFRNHICMTFELLSMNLYELIKRNKFQGFSLPLVRKFAHSILQCLESLHRHKIIHCDLKPENILLKQQGRSGIKVIDFGSSCFDHQRVYTYIQSRFYRAPEVILGSRYGMPIDMWSFGCILAELLTGYPLFPGEDEGDQLACMMELVGIPSQKLLEQAKRAKNFINSKGHPRYCTVSTLSNGTVILNGSRSRRGKLRGPPGSKEWAAALKGCDDAMFIDFLKKCLDWDPSTRMTPVQALRHPWLYKRLPKPAPGGEKSVVPKRITEHSTSFPNVSSKVPYVMGSTNNKLRTTIMLPKLVS, from the coding sequence GGTGTCAACAAGCCTGCTATGAAGGATCACCTAGTAGTCCGCGGAGGACAGAAAGTGAAGTATTTTTACGAGGACACCTACAACCGCAAACTCAATGGTGTGAGCCAGCACAATGGCACAAGCCAAGTACCTGCGAAGCCACAACCTGCAATCTCCAAAGACAGAAGCGTGGACAGCAACAGCTCTCTTAAGTCATCTGAGAGCTCAACAAAAGTCTCAAAGCTTGGAAGCCCAATGACCCCAGAACAAGCTATCAGGCAATACCGGCAACAATTGACTACCCTGGAGCAGCAGGAGATCCACAACTATCCTGAGATCTATTTCCTGGGACCAAATGCCAAGAAGAGGCAGGCAGTAGCTGGGGGCACCAACAATAGTGGATATGACGATGACCAGGGAGGATACATCCACGTACCTCAGGACCACCTTGCCTATCGCTACGAGTTCCTCAAGGTGATTGGCAAAGGTAGTTTTGGACAAGTGgcaaaagtttacgaccacaagTTACAGCAGCACCTCGCCTTGAAGATGGTGCGCAACGAGAAACGCTTCCACCGGCAAGCTGCTGAGGAGATACGAATTCTGGAGCACCTGAAGAAGCAAGACAAGACAGGCAGCATGAACGTTGTCCACATGTTGGAGAATTTCACCTTTCGCAATCACATATGTATGACTTTCGAGCTGCTTAGCATGAACCTGTATGAGCTCATCAAACGCAACAAGTTTCAGGGTTTCAGTCTCCCACTGGTACGCAAGTTTGCACACTCTATTCTCCAATGCCTGGAATCACTCCATCGCCATAAGATCATCCACTGTGACCTGAAACCAGAGAATATCTTACTGAAGCAGCAAGGCAGGAGTGGGATCAAGGTCATTGACTTTGGCTCCAGCTGTTTCGATCACCAGCGTGTATACACATACATCCAATCCCGCTTCTACCGTGCACCCGAAGTCATCTTGGGATCGCGATATGGTATGCCTATAGACATGTGGAGCTTTGGTTGCATTCTGGCAGAGCTGCTTACTGGATACCCTCTGTTTCCTGGTGAAGATGAAGGTGACCAGCTGGCCTGCATGATGGAGCTAGTGGGTATACCATCTCAGAAATTGCTGGAACAAGCCAAGCGTGCCAAGAACTTTATCAACTCCAAAGGCCACCCACGCTACTGCACAGTCAGCACACTTAGTAATGGCACTGTCATCCTCAATGGGAGCCGTTCTCGCCGAGGAAAATTGCGAGGTCCCCCAGGAAGCAAGGAGTGGGCGGCGGCCCTCAAAGGCTGTGATGATGCCATGTTCATTGACTTTCTGAAGAAGTGTCTGGATTGGGACCCTAGTACTCGAATGACACCAGTTCAGGCCTTAAGACACCCCTGGCTCTACAAGAGACTGCCTAAGCCTGCACCTGGTGGCGAGAAGTCCGTGGTGCCCAAACGGATCACAGAGCACAGCACCTCTTTCCCTAATGTCAGCTCCAAGGTACCCTATGTCATGGGCTCAACCAACAACAAACTCCGGACCACGATAATGCTGCCGAAGCTTGTTTCATAG